A stretch of Paludisphaera borealis DNA encodes these proteins:
- a CDS encoding ABC transporter ATP-binding protein — MTTEGVDGVIEVSGLSRRFGRSLALDGVQLDVPRGLVFGLVGENGAGKTTLIKHLLGLYRAQTGTVRVLGGDPVTQPVEVLSRIGYLSEDRDLPDWMRISELLNYLRAFYPTWDVALADRLRNDFDLDPQARIKSLSQGQRARVGLVGALAFRPDLLVLDEPSTGLDPIVRRDILAAIIRTIAEEGRTVFFSSHLLDEVERVADSVALIDRGRIVLSGPLDEIKRSHRRLTLRFDESQPQPPALAGTVVCDGFGRDWTAVCPGPIEAVAMQAAGLGGRIVEDQTPSLDEIFVAQVGSRRHASVEG, encoded by the coding sequence ATGACGACCGAAGGCGTGGACGGCGTGATCGAAGTGTCGGGCCTGTCGCGGCGGTTCGGCCGCTCGCTGGCCCTGGACGGGGTTCAGCTCGATGTCCCTCGCGGCCTGGTCTTCGGCCTCGTCGGCGAGAACGGCGCGGGCAAGACGACGCTCATCAAGCACCTGCTCGGCCTCTACCGGGCGCAGACCGGGACGGTCCGCGTGCTCGGCGGCGATCCGGTGACGCAGCCGGTCGAGGTCCTGTCGCGGATCGGCTATCTGAGCGAGGACCGCGACCTGCCCGACTGGATGCGGATCAGCGAGTTGCTCAACTACTTGCGGGCTTTCTATCCGACGTGGGACGTCGCCCTGGCCGATCGGCTGCGGAACGACTTCGATCTCGACCCGCAAGCACGGATCAAAAGCTTGTCTCAAGGCCAGCGGGCGCGCGTCGGGCTGGTCGGGGCTTTGGCCTTTCGGCCGGATCTGCTGGTCCTCGACGAGCCGTCGACGGGCCTCGATCCGATCGTCCGCCGCGACATCCTGGCCGCGATCATCCGGACGATCGCCGAGGAAGGGCGCACGGTCTTCTTCTCGTCGCACCTGCTCGACGAGGTCGAGCGCGTGGCCGATTCGGTGGCCCTCATCGATCGCGGCCGGATCGTCCTTTCCGGCCCGCTCGACGAGATCAAGCGATCGCATCGACGCCTGACGCTCCGCTTCGACGAGTCCCAGCCGCAGCCCCCCGCGCTGGCGGGAACGGTCGTCTGCGACGGCTTCGGCCGCGACTGGACGGCCGTCTGCCCCGGTCCGATCGAGGCAGTCGCCATGCAGGCCGCCGGCCTCGGCGGGCGGATCGTCGAGGACCAGACGCCGTCGCTCGACGAGATCTTCGTGGCCCAGGTTGGAAGCCGACGACACGCCTCGGTGGAGGGCTGA
- a CDS encoding GTPase domain-containing protein, with the protein MGDMLRPWRAGLQILLREWRTGVLLILLVGPFLAYIGFGTLWLIERGWLLVAVIAWIVAGGAFAILAARWTTSVRTVMPPLDWDAPKTFSPQDREAWKIVQDDAQEAEKLAMEALIDGDRYIETGRELLKHLAAHYHPDSTHPLDEVPVVELLTALELAAEDLAKLTRQVPGGDLITLSHWRRAIQMAGYISKANDLYALVSPFLNPLSGLTRIGTRELIVKPAWKNMQQNVLRWFFQAYVNRMGVHLIELFSGRLAIGADQYRRLTRRGSLPALPDGGDTLIIDVVGARESGKSRLIAAAKEVFEGDDRPIRARLEGMGLDGALVDRLKHVRYVEVPGYSTRSTPEHDSRTDRNTREAAVEAAVGCDLLILVIDGRKSLRPADVAFAEAWDRYFLQHTNREAPPALVVVTGVDRPEFGPVWAPPYDWSAGQGVREAAVRNLFDSLRATLPPGFSTFAAAGLPEQSSFGMVEHVLPALAAQLHRAERAALLRRLQAVASRSKAGRVMSQLGQQGKQVWTHLKNRRKKAKTTP; encoded by the coding sequence ATGGGTGACATGCTGAGGCCGTGGCGAGCCGGGTTGCAGATTCTCCTCCGCGAGTGGCGGACGGGCGTGCTGCTGATCCTGCTCGTCGGACCGTTCCTGGCGTACATCGGCTTCGGCACGCTCTGGCTGATCGAACGCGGCTGGCTGCTGGTCGCGGTCATCGCGTGGATCGTGGCCGGCGGGGCGTTCGCGATCCTCGCCGCGCGGTGGACGACGAGCGTCCGCACGGTCATGCCGCCGCTCGACTGGGACGCCCCGAAAACCTTTTCGCCACAGGACCGCGAGGCCTGGAAGATCGTTCAGGACGACGCCCAAGAGGCCGAAAAGCTGGCGATGGAAGCGCTCATCGACGGCGACCGCTACATCGAGACCGGCCGCGAGCTGCTCAAGCACCTGGCCGCGCATTACCACCCGGATTCGACCCACCCGCTCGACGAGGTGCCCGTCGTCGAGCTGCTCACGGCCCTCGAACTGGCCGCCGAGGACCTCGCCAAGCTGACCCGCCAGGTGCCCGGCGGCGACCTGATCACGCTGTCGCACTGGCGGCGGGCAATCCAGATGGCCGGCTACATCTCGAAGGCCAACGACCTCTACGCCCTGGTCTCGCCGTTCCTCAACCCGCTCAGCGGACTAACCCGAATCGGCACTCGCGAGCTGATCGTCAAGCCGGCGTGGAAAAACATGCAGCAGAATGTGCTGCGGTGGTTCTTCCAGGCCTACGTCAACCGGATGGGCGTCCACCTGATCGAGCTGTTCAGCGGCCGGCTGGCGATCGGCGCCGACCAGTACCGCCGACTGACCCGCCGAGGCTCGTTGCCTGCACTTCCAGACGGCGGCGACACGCTCATCATCGACGTCGTCGGTGCCCGCGAGTCGGGGAAATCCCGTTTGATCGCCGCTGCCAAAGAGGTTTTCGAGGGCGACGACCGGCCGATCCGGGCGCGACTCGAAGGGATGGGGCTCGACGGCGCGCTCGTCGATCGGCTCAAGCACGTGCGGTACGTCGAGGTCCCCGGCTACTCCACACGGAGCACGCCCGAACACGACTCGCGAACCGACCGCAACACGCGCGAAGCGGCCGTCGAGGCGGCGGTCGGCTGCGACCTGTTGATCCTGGTCATCGACGGCCGCAAGAGCCTGCGACCGGCCGACGTCGCTTTCGCCGAGGCCTGGGACCGGTACTTCCTCCAGCACACCAACCGCGAAGCCCCGCCTGCCCTGGTTGTGGTCACGGGCGTTGATCGCCCCGAGTTCGGGCCGGTCTGGGCGCCTCCCTACGACTGGTCGGCCGGCCAGGGTGTGCGCGAAGCCGCCGTGCGGAACCTCTTCGACTCGCTCCGCGCGACCTTGCCGCCGGGCTTCTCAACGTTCGCCGCCGCCGGCCTGCCCGAGCAATCATCCTTCGGCATGGTCGAACACGTCCTCCCCGCCCTCGCCGCCCAGCTCCACCGCGCCGAACGCGCCGCGCTGTTGCGAAGGCTCCAGGCCGTGGCCAGCCGCTCCAAAGCGGGCCGCGTGATGAGCCAGCTCGGCCAGCAAGGCAAGCAGGTCTGGACCCATCTCAAGAACCGCCGCAAGAAGGCGAAGACGACGCCGTGA